The proteins below come from a single Polymorphobacter fuscus genomic window:
- a CDS encoding YggS family pyridoxal phosphate-dependent enzyme → MTPADRIAAVTSAMARAARSVGRDPAAIELVAVSKTWGPEAIAPLIAAGQRSFGENRVAEAQAKWPALVAATPDVRLHLVGQLQSNKAAEAVALFDVIHSVDRPSLITALGKAMAAGKRPDCYIQVNIGAEAQKGGCAIADLPAMLAAAGAAGLPVVGLMCVPPADTEAAPFFALLAELARRHGLSQLSMGMSADYETAAMLGATVVRVGSALFGSR, encoded by the coding sequence ATGACACCCGCCGACCGGATTGCGGCGGTGACGTCGGCGATGGCGCGCGCCGCGCGCAGCGTCGGGCGTGACCCGGCCGCGATCGAGCTGGTGGCCGTCAGCAAGACCTGGGGGCCGGAGGCAATCGCGCCGCTGATCGCCGCTGGGCAGCGCAGCTTCGGTGAGAATCGCGTCGCCGAGGCGCAGGCGAAATGGCCGGCGCTGGTCGCCGCGACCCCCGATGTCCGGCTCCACCTCGTCGGCCAGCTGCAGTCCAACAAGGCCGCCGAAGCGGTGGCGCTGTTCGATGTCATCCACAGTGTCGACCGGCCGTCGCTGATCACCGCGCTCGGCAAGGCCATGGCGGCAGGCAAGCGGCCCGATTGCTACATCCAGGTCAATATCGGCGCCGAAGCGCAAAAGGGCGGCTGCGCGATCGCCGACCTGCCGGCAATGCTGGCGGCGGCGGGCGCGGCCGGCCTGCCCGTGGTCGGGTTGATGTGCGTGCCGCCGGCCGATACCGAAGCGGCGCCGTTTTTCGCGCTTCTCGCCGAGCTGGCACGGCGGCATGGCCTGTCCCAGCTGAGCATGGGGATGTCGGCGGATTATGAAACCGCGGCGATGCTGGGGGCGACCGTCGTCCGCGTCGGGAGCGCGCTGTTCGGGTCGCGCTGA
- a CDS encoding DUF3576 domain-containing protein — protein MRRFGILLVGVALAGSLGACGKKDRPRTAAEAPARLTTIGVNAYLWRAALDTIGFMPLAQVDSNGGIIITDWYATPQSPNERVKVTIAILDTELRADAIKVTAVRQTIAGSGWVDAPVRPGTVQKLEETILSRARDLRRSQYNG, from the coding sequence ATGCGCCGTTTCGGAATCCTGCTGGTCGGCGTGGCGCTGGCCGGCTCGCTCGGCGCCTGCGGCAAGAAGGACCGGCCGCGCACCGCCGCCGAAGCGCCGGCGCGGCTGACGACGATCGGCGTCAATGCCTATCTGTGGCGGGCTGCGCTCGACACCATCGGCTTCATGCCGCTGGCGCAGGTCGATTCGAACGGCGGCATCATCATCACCGACTGGTATGCGACGCCGCAGAGCCCCAACGAGCGCGTCAAGGTCACCATCGCCATCCTCGATACCGAATTGCGCGCCGATGCCATCAAGGTCACCGCCGTGCGCCAGACCATCGCCGGATCGGGCTGGGTCGATGCGCCGGTGCGCCCGGGCACGGTGCAGAAACTGGAAGAAACCATCCTCAGCCGCGCCCGCGACCTGCGCCGGTCGCAATATAACGGCTGA